TAAGCGAAAAGGGAAGCCGCAGAAGCTAgattcttcgcaggtgcgatcgttGGACCGCAAAAGCAGCCTTTGCACCTGCGTGCcagtctccgcagaagcggagccgcacctgcgctcaaaaGCATCGgaggtgcaaaaacaccagaacaGACCTTCTCAAAACTATGAAAAACATCCAAAACTCGACCGGAACAcgcccgaggccccgtccaagaataccaacaagttccataacctaacacggactcgctcgaggtctcaaatcacatcaaacaatgacaAAATAACGAATCGAACTAAAAAtctaacttatgaactttcaaaactttCACTTCTAAAACTCgcactgaaacctatcaaaccaacctggAATGAAGTcgaattttgcaggcaagtcccaaataacataacggagctgttccaactctccgaattgcattccgaccccgatatcaaaaagtccacctccGGTACAAACttccaaaattttgacttttgccatttcaagcctaaatcagctacagacatCAGATTCTaagtccgaacacgctcctaagcccaaaatcacccaacgaagctaacggaactgacagaactccattccggagtcgtcttcacacagtttcgactacggtcaaaatcctagaacttaagcttctgttttagggaccaagtgtcccaaatcactatgAATCATTCGGTAACTAAATTCAACCACGCAcctaagtcaatacacataatacgaagctgcaaGGGTCTTATACcgtcgaacgggacttaaattctctaaacgaccggctgggtcattacacccTGAGGTACCAaatctcataatcacaaatcatgtGTCCCAAAACacaaaccctaatcacttggcatatGGTGTCCACATTAAaaatcacaaccgcacagacaactcatgtgttgcacggacaactcatgtgacaATACCATTAACACCTTATATctacatggataactcacgtgctaagagggtgacaatatctcatatacgcatggacaactcacgtgctagtaGTAAAAATatctcataactgcacggacaactcatgtgccaatagtaCAACTCACGCACAGAAGGAAAGtaaacaagaatacatgtaaatgatcaataaacgGCAGGGCTAATCTTCTCGGACTGATGTAAGTGGCTCATTACGGTGTAtgtttgtgcaagtgttctatcacgctcgagtcaacaagtaagatcagagacaacgaatggcacataggaagcaacacaacaaaacgtacaatgcatgactcacacaaggtaggcacatcACTGCACAAATattatcaataacaatgcccccaggccatcacaagtcatcacaaatcatccccaacatagcccccttgtcttgatgcgtgcgcaataataaagtaaatgcccaccttgtctcgccacacgtacaTAATAATATTCCTGCCCTGTCTCTccacatgtgcaaacccataTATATAGCCCACCTTGCCACGCCGCATGTGTaattatcaataataacaatagcacggataactcacgtgcaaaCATCCTGGACATTCCACTCAACAATACCACGTGTACCAAAACATTACACAATATAACAActtgcaccacatgtgcccatataccacaatatttccttaaaaaaatccaataccacaaccacgaATGGCCCACGGCTCAACAACACCGAGCACAATAATAACACtagagtacgacaagtaaatcaactcaagaattacAATAACATAATGAAATGGAAAAATGAGTTCACAATGAAATACATAACAAGTAATAACggcttcaaataaggataatccAACAATGGGAGAGATAACGTGTAGGAATAACTCTACAATAGGAGaggtaacatgtaacaatgatttcagctaagaataactcaacaataagatagATAATTCATAACCACGATATCAAATAACAAGAACTCAACAATAGGATAGGTAACATATAACAACGATTTCAAATAACAATAACTCAAGAATAAGAGAGATAACAAGTAACAATGATTCCAAGTAAGGATAAATCACAAGGGAAGGGATTACatgtaataatgacttcaaataaggataaatcaacaatggaagaaataacatgtaacaatgacttcaaataaggattaatcgacaatggaagagataacatggcaataaaagaggtcacaacttcaattaaagcatttaaGAGTATGTTTGGAAacaaagggtagaacatgaaccaatcaaCTTTAAATAAGGCATGTAACGGTAAATTTAGAAATGGAGGATATGACATGATATGAAAACTTTATTTTAAtgtacataagaacctaagagtctaaaccggtcagaTTTCCACATATAtgccatgtacacactcgtcacctcgtgtacatgtccTTCACGTAGTTGAAATAGTGCAAACAAACCAAACCCtatggggtagtttcccccacacaacgttaggcaagatacttacctcaaaagccctcaatcaatactcgAAAATAGTTTTCCTTTATAATTTACCTCCGCTCggcacaaatctaaccaaaatcgacttaataacatcaaataatgcaagagaaatcaatttcaATAAACAAAGTTATGATCTTTGCACAATTCcttaaaagtcaacaaaagtcaaccccgggctcgcccggtcaaaacccgcaTCCATAGGTAGATTCTGACTGGCCATAATCCCATGAGCCTATATATGTagtttgtttcaaaatccgagtccaactcggctctcaaatcccaaattttcatttaTCAAATCACAAACAAAGTTTCCCAAAATTCCCATTTGATTCTCAAAATTTTAAAGTTACAATCTAAGATATAATGATGGAATACGATTAGAAatagttagaatcacttacccaaagtttatagatgaaaacccctcttcaaaatcacctcctaccgagtctagggttccaaaatatgaaaataagacAACAAATCCCATCCCTCAACTTTTTGTCAAATCATAGGTGTTGCAAATGTGAACCCTACAAATGCGAAGAAACCATCACAAAACCGAGGCCCTCCCATTCCGgctgtcatcgcaaatgcgataaatagttcgcaattgcgaacatagggccctcgcaaatgcgaccaaaaagATTGCAAATGCGAACTAACTACCCCCAGGCacccatcgcaaatgcaaacactgGGTTCGCAGCAGACTTGGCCTAACATGGCAATTGCGATCCAAAACTAGCAAATGCGAGACTTGAGGCAAAACCAAGTAACTTAAACTATATCAACACTCCGCTAtgttcacccgagccctcggggctccaaaccaaacatcaatacaagtctaaaaacataacatgaaCTCGCTTGCACgataaaatcatcaaaataacatccgaaaTCACGAATCGGACCTCAAAATACATGAATTTAACATGAAACTCAAGATCTTCTAAAATTGCAACCGCACGTTAGATTCTTATCAGATTAACTCGGAATGCCgccaaactttgcagacaagttccaaatgaaaaACCAGACTCATTCCAAGTCCTGAAACAGAAATCTAAACACAATAGCTAtaaagtcaaactatggtcaaacttatcaaaattttaaacctttaaactacCAACTTTTTGCAAAGCAACCCATGAACCTCTAAAATCGATTCcatgcatacgcccaagtccaaaatcacaaatATGAACCTATCAAAGCCATCAAAATACCGCTACGTGGGCGTTTttgcaaaagtcaaacctcggtaaacattttcaaattaagcttctaaagtgagaacCACTCATCCAAATTCATTCGAAAATCAAATTCGAGCATGCACGagagtcataatacacaatatgaatcCACTTAggacctcaaaccactgaacgaaaccttaaagctcaaaacgactggtcgggtcttacattctcccctcttaaacaaactttcgtcctcgaacgtgccaagagtctttcccaagccatcaaatcatcgAGCGTAATGATCCAGATTCTGAGGACTATGACAAGAGTATGATGCCAGACTATCTCCCGCAAGAAATCGAGCAGTTGGAGAGTCAGACAAAGCCCATCCTCGAAGAAACAAAAGTGGTCAATCTTGGAAATGAAGAAGACATGAAGGAAACCAGGATCAACATCGATCTAGAAGGCGAGCACAAGGAAAAATTGATTGAGCTCTTCCAATGGTACATCGATGTGTTCgcatggtcatatgatgacatgccgggATTAAACACTGACATTGTCTCGCATCGACTTCCCACCGATCCTACCAGACCACCGGTCAAGAAGAAACCCAAGAAATTCAAACCTGATTTATGTTTGAGGATAAAGGAAGAAGTGACCAAGCAAATAGAGGCGAATGTGGTAAGGGTCACCAATCATCCTAGTTGGTTGGCAAATATCGTCCCAGTACccaagaaagatggaaagatcAGAATATGTGTGGATTACTGAGATCTCAACAAATCTAGTCCAAAAGATAGTTTTCCTCtgccaaatatccacatcctcatcgacaactGCACGAAGCATGATTTTCAGTCGTTTGTGGATTGTTTCGCTGGGTACCACCAAATCTTGATGCATGAGGAAGATGCAAAGAAGACGACCTTCACTACACCTTGGGGAGTTTAGTGTTATAGAGTCATGCTGTTTGGTCTCAAGAACGCCggtgccacctacatgagggccatgacaaccctTTTTCATGAtatgattcataaggagattgaagtgaatgtggatgacgtcatcataaaGTCTCGGAATAGTTTAGAGCACTTGGACGATTTGAGGAAACTTTTCGAACGCCTACGAAGGTACAGTTTGAAGCTGAACCTAGCAAAGTACGCGTACGGGGTCCCCCGCTAGAAAGTTATTGGACTTTATTGTGAGCAGGAAGGAGATAGAGTTGGATccatcaaaaatcaaggccattcagGAATTGCCACCACCAAAGACCTAGAAAGATATGATGAGTTTCCTGGgtagattgaattacatcagtcaCTTCATAAACCAGTCCACAGTAATCTgtgaacccattttcaagttGCTAAAAAGGCATGCTGCCACAAAATGGATAgaagagtgccagaaagccttt
This region of Nicotiana tomentosiformis chromosome 4, ASM39032v3, whole genome shotgun sequence genomic DNA includes:
- the LOC138909930 gene encoding uncharacterized protein → MPDYLPQEIEQLESQTKPILEETKVVNLGNEEDMKETRINIDLEGEHKEKLIELFQWYIDVFAWSYDDMPGLNTDIVSHRLPTDPTRPPVKKKPKKFKPDLCLRIKEEVTKQIEANVVRVTNHPSWLANIVPVPKKDGKIRICVDY